From Streptomyces sp. NBC_00775, one genomic window encodes:
- a CDS encoding SDR family NAD(P)-dependent oxidoreductase, whose amino-acid sequence MTVTEDSQATPAVDTAEVAEASYGPGIDPERLAVCLGVLDELEKIDVDHPDAIAVRRATAGVYRMVKQRRRQERRAAKTAHDRAVTESTATGSAQRIDDETEGILPSSVTEEGQIAGILQRPRSCYTCKTRYVEVDYFYHQLCQDCAALNRSRRDARADLTGKRALLTGGRAKIGMYIALRLLRDGAHTTITTRFPKDAIRRFKAMDDSADWIHRLEIVGTDLRDPAQVVALADRIAEQGPLDILINNATQTVRRLPSAYAALVEGESAPLPAGELPAHHVIGAFNSGAVDGLAALPLGTSGLDAQKVAELALVAGNASVARHLDGTAIDAGGLVPDVVDTNTWVQTIEQISPVELLETQLCNYTAPFILISNLRSLMAAAAKQATSGRAYVVNVSAMEGVFGRGYKGAGHPNTNAAKAAMNMVTRTSGQEMFQTDGILMTSVDTGWITDERPHYDKLRLADEGFHAPLDLVDGAARVYDPIVRGEQGEDLYGVFLKDYAPGKW is encoded by the coding sequence ATGACGGTGACAGAGGACAGCCAGGCGACCCCCGCCGTGGACACGGCAGAGGTCGCGGAGGCCTCGTACGGCCCCGGCATCGACCCGGAGCGGCTGGCGGTCTGCCTCGGCGTGCTCGACGAACTCGAGAAGATCGACGTCGACCACCCCGACGCCATCGCCGTGCGCCGCGCCACCGCGGGCGTCTACCGCATGGTCAAGCAGCGCCGTCGCCAGGAGCGCCGGGCCGCCAAGACCGCCCACGACAGGGCGGTCACGGAGTCCACGGCGACCGGCTCCGCCCAGCGCATCGACGACGAGACCGAGGGCATCCTTCCGTCGTCGGTGACCGAGGAGGGGCAGATCGCGGGGATACTCCAGCGCCCGCGCTCCTGCTACACCTGCAAGACGCGGTACGTCGAGGTCGACTACTTCTACCACCAGCTCTGCCAGGACTGCGCCGCCCTGAACCGCTCTCGCCGCGACGCCCGCGCCGACCTCACCGGCAAGCGCGCGCTGCTCACCGGCGGCCGCGCCAAGATCGGCATGTACATCGCGCTGCGGCTGCTGCGCGACGGTGCGCACACCACGATCACCACGCGGTTCCCCAAGGACGCCATCCGCCGTTTCAAGGCCATGGACGACTCGGCGGACTGGATCCACCGTCTGGAGATCGTCGGCACCGACCTGCGCGACCCGGCCCAGGTCGTGGCCCTGGCCGACCGGATCGCCGAGCAGGGTCCGCTCGACATCCTGATCAACAACGCGACACAGACGGTGCGCCGCCTGCCCTCCGCGTACGCCGCGCTGGTCGAGGGCGAGAGCGCCCCGCTGCCGGCCGGTGAGCTGCCCGCCCACCACGTCATCGGCGCCTTCAACTCCGGCGCGGTCGACGGCCTCGCCGCGCTGCCCCTCGGGACCAGCGGCCTCGACGCACAGAAGGTCGCCGAGCTCGCCCTGGTCGCGGGTAACGCCAGCGTCGCCCGGCACCTCGACGGCACCGCCATCGACGCGGGCGGCCTCGTCCCCGACGTCGTCGACACCAACACCTGGGTGCAGACCATCGAGCAGATCTCCCCGGTGGAGCTCCTCGAGACCCAGCTGTGCAACTACACGGCGCCGTTCATCCTGATCAGCAATCTGCGGTCGCTGATGGCCGCGGCCGCGAAGCAGGCGACGAGCGGACGCGCGTACGTCGTGAACGTCTCGGCGATGGAAGGCGTGTTCGGCCGCGGCTACAAGGGCGCGGGGCACCCGAACACGAACGCCGCGAAGGCTGCCATGAACATGGTGACGCGGACCAGCGGCCAGGAGATGTTCCAGACCGACGGCATCCTGATGACCTCGGTGGACACCGGTTGGATCACCGACGAGCGCCCGCACTACGACAAGCTGCGCCTGGCCGACGAGGGCTTCCACGCCCCCCTCGACCTCGTCGACGGCGCGGCCCGCGTGTACGACCCGATCGTGCGTGGCGAGCAGGGCGAGGACCTGTACGGCGTCTTCCTGAAGGACTACGCGCCCGGCAAGTGGTAA
- a CDS encoding wax ester/triacylglycerol synthase family O-acyltransferase: MTPDLLAPLDLAFWNIESAQHPMHLGALGVFEAHSPTAGAHAADLLAARAAAVPGLRMRIRDVWQPLDPLAFGSAAREPAPDFEPLDHVRLHAPTADFHTVAGRLMERPLERGRPPWEAHVLPGEDGVSFAVLFKFHHALADGLRALMLAAAIMDPMDMPEPRPRPAEPPRGLFPDVRKLPGLVRGTLSDVGRALDIGTSVARATLGVRSTPALTSQPTGTRRTAGVALDLDEVHRVRKTVGGTVNDVLIAVVAGALRRWLDERGDGSAGVTPRALIPVSRRRPRTAHPQGNRLSGYLIHLPVDDPDPLGRLRTVRTAMDRNKDAGPHRGAGAVALLADHVPPLGHRLGGPVVGQAARLLFDILVTSVPLPSLGLKLGGCPLAEVYPFAPLARGQALAVAVSTYRGRVHYGLVADAEAVPDLDLLARALSEEVETLIIACGS, encoded by the coding sequence TTGACTCCTGATCTCCTCGCTCCACTCGACCTGGCCTTCTGGAACATCGAGTCCGCCCAGCACCCCATGCACCTGGGCGCCCTCGGCGTCTTCGAGGCCCACTCGCCCACCGCGGGCGCGCACGCCGCCGACCTGCTCGCGGCCCGTGCGGCCGCCGTTCCCGGGCTGCGTATGCGGATCCGTGACGTGTGGCAGCCACTCGACCCGTTGGCCTTCGGGAGCGCGGCCCGCGAGCCCGCGCCCGACTTCGAGCCGCTCGACCACGTACGGCTGCACGCGCCGACCGCGGACTTCCACACGGTCGCGGGCCGGCTGATGGAGCGCCCGCTCGAGCGCGGCCGGCCGCCGTGGGAGGCGCATGTGCTGCCCGGCGAGGACGGCGTGTCGTTCGCCGTGCTCTTCAAGTTCCACCACGCGCTCGCCGACGGGCTGCGGGCACTGATGCTCGCCGCCGCCATCATGGACCCGATGGACATGCCGGAGCCCCGCCCGCGCCCCGCCGAGCCGCCCCGGGGGCTCTTCCCGGACGTCCGCAAGCTTCCGGGCCTGGTCCGCGGCACCCTCTCCGACGTGGGCCGCGCCCTCGACATCGGCACCTCCGTCGCCCGCGCGACCCTGGGCGTACGGTCCACGCCCGCCCTGACCTCGCAGCCCACCGGCACCCGGCGTACCGCGGGCGTGGCCCTCGACCTCGACGAGGTGCACCGCGTCCGCAAGACCGTCGGCGGCACCGTCAACGACGTCCTGATCGCCGTCGTCGCGGGCGCCCTGCGCCGCTGGCTCGACGAACGCGGCGACGGCAGCGCCGGGGTCACCCCCCGTGCCCTGATCCCCGTCTCCAGGCGCCGCCCGCGCACCGCGCATCCCCAGGGCAACCGGCTCTCCGGCTATCTGATACACCTCCCGGTCGACGACCCGGACCCGCTGGGACGGCTGCGTACGGTGCGTACGGCGATGGACCGCAACAAGGACGCGGGGCCCCACCGCGGAGCGGGCGCCGTCGCGCTGCTCGCCGACCACGTACCGCCGCTCGGGCACCGGCTCGGCGGGCCCGTCGTCGGTCAGGCGGCCCGGCTGCTGTTCGACATCCTCGTCACCAGCGTGCCGCTGCCCAGCCTCGGCCTGAAGCTCGGCGGCTGCCCGCTCGCCGAGGTCTATCCGTTCGCCCCGCTGGCCCGCGGGCAGGCGCTGGCGGTGGCCGTCTCGACGTACCGCGGACGCGTCCACTACGGCCTTGTCGCCGACGCGGAGGCCGTGCCGGACCTCGATCTGCTGGCCCGTGCGCTGTCCGAGGAGGTCGAGACGCTGATCATCGCCTGTGGTTCCTGA
- the glgC gene encoding glucose-1-phosphate adenylyltransferase — protein sequence MRRGGPSVLGIVLAGGEGKRLMPLTADRAKPAVTFGGTYRLVDFVLSNLVNADILRICVLTQYKSHSLDRHVTTTWRMSSLLGNYVTPVPAQQRLGPRWYLGSADAILQSLNLVHDERPDYIAVFGADHVYRMDPRQMLAQHIEGGAGVTVAGIRVPRAESSSFGVISPGSDGQTVQGFLEKPADPPGLPDDPECVFASMGNYIFTTKTLVEALQRDAEDGHSVHDMGGSILPMLTDRGEAQLYDFSDNHVPGETTRDQGYWRDVGTLDAYYDAHMDLIAERPAFNLFNRSWPVYTSSGQLSPARFNAGGIASESIISAGCLIRGQVTRSVLSPGVVVDPGAVVQGSVLHDNVKIGRGAVVRGAVLDKNVEVPPGATIGVNPERDSDLYTVSKGGVIALGKGQRVS from the coding sequence ATGCGGCGCGGTGGGCCTTCGGTGCTGGGAATCGTACTTGCGGGTGGAGAGGGCAAGCGTCTGATGCCCCTCACCGCGGACCGCGCGAAACCCGCGGTCACCTTCGGCGGTACGTACCGCCTCGTCGACTTCGTGCTCTCCAACCTCGTCAATGCCGACATCCTGCGCATCTGCGTCCTGACGCAGTACAAGTCGCACTCCCTGGACCGGCATGTGACCACGACCTGGCGGATGTCGAGCCTGCTCGGCAACTACGTGACTCCCGTCCCGGCCCAGCAGCGGCTCGGCCCCCGCTGGTATCTGGGCAGCGCGGACGCGATCCTGCAGTCCCTCAACCTCGTGCACGACGAACGGCCCGACTACATCGCGGTGTTCGGCGCCGACCACGTCTACCGCATGGATCCGCGGCAGATGCTCGCCCAGCACATCGAGGGCGGCGCGGGCGTGACGGTCGCCGGGATACGGGTGCCGCGCGCCGAGTCGTCGTCCTTCGGGGTCATCAGCCCGGGCTCCGACGGCCAGACCGTACAGGGATTCCTGGAGAAGCCCGCCGATCCGCCCGGGCTGCCGGACGACCCCGAGTGCGTCTTCGCCTCGATGGGCAACTACATCTTCACCACCAAGACCCTGGTCGAAGCGCTCCAGCGGGACGCCGAGGACGGGCACTCCGTGCACGACATGGGCGGTTCGATCCTTCCCATGCTCACCGACCGGGGCGAGGCGCAGCTGTACGACTTCAGCGACAACCACGTACCCGGCGAGACCACCCGCGACCAGGGCTACTGGCGGGACGTCGGCACCCTCGACGCGTACTACGACGCCCACATGGACCTGATCGCCGAACGCCCCGCCTTCAATCTCTTCAACCGCAGCTGGCCCGTCTACACCAGCTCCGGGCAGCTCTCGCCGGCGAGATTCAACGCCGGTGGCATCGCCAGCGAGTCCATCATCAGCGCGGGCTGTCTGATACGGGGGCAGGTCACGAGGTCGGTGCTCTCCCCGGGCGTCGTCGTCGACCCGGGAGCCGTCGTCCAGGGCTCGGTCCTGCACGACAACGTCAAGATAGGCCGGGGTGCGGTGGTGCGCGGCGCGGTCCTCGACAAGAACGTCGAGGTGCCGCCGGGCGCGACCATCGGCGTCAATCCGGAGCGGGACTCCGACCTCTACACGGTGTCGAAGGGCGGGGTGATCGCGCTGGGCAAGGGCCAGCGCGTCTCGTAG
- a CDS encoding (2Fe-2S)-binding protein, whose translation MVLLLFVDLDPELAALDALGGFFVLRTGVPPRGPLPTLAQAYGSPQVDARDDVYADPLTFRVRKVTQSIHAPESRIAASIAHQALAARLWSIAVGAAALYGRLPDLDPKLLHWDPDGSTPDDLWLSEVRALPVTAADEVVRAGHLVPLAAALHSRYRVSPGLLWGNAGSALAGAVRQLDRWARANNRTEVGDRARGLASALFTHPDLSRTLDPRTLRRRSCCLYYRLPGGGLCGDCCFDRPPRPAPRRS comes from the coding sequence TTGGTACTACTGCTCTTCGTGGACCTCGACCCCGAACTCGCGGCGCTCGACGCGCTCGGCGGATTCTTCGTACTACGCACCGGCGTACCGCCGCGCGGCCCGCTGCCGACCCTCGCGCAGGCGTACGGTTCGCCACAGGTTGACGCCCGCGATGATGTTTACGCGGATCCGCTAACTTTTCGTGTGCGCAAGGTCACGCAGAGTATTCATGCGCCGGAATCGCGGATCGCGGCCTCGATCGCGCACCAGGCCCTCGCGGCCCGGCTGTGGTCGATCGCGGTCGGCGCCGCCGCACTGTACGGCCGGCTGCCCGACCTCGATCCGAAACTGCTCCACTGGGATCCGGACGGCAGCACTCCGGACGATCTGTGGCTGTCCGAGGTGCGCGCCCTGCCCGTCACGGCCGCCGACGAGGTCGTACGAGCCGGTCACCTCGTCCCGCTGGCGGCGGCTCTGCACTCCCGGTACCGCGTCTCACCAGGCCTTTTGTGGGGCAACGCGGGCTCCGCCCTGGCCGGCGCCGTACGCCAGCTCGACCGCTGGGCGCGGGCCAACAACCGTACGGAGGTGGGCGATCGGGCCCGCGGCCTCGCCTCCGCACTCTTCACGCACCCCGACCTCTCCCGCACCCTCGACCCCCGCACACTCCGCCGCCGCAGCTGCTGTCTCTACTACCGCCTGCCCGGCGGCGGACTGTGCGGCGACTGCTGCTTCGACCGCCCGCCGCGGCCCGCGCCCCGCCGTTCCTGA
- a CDS encoding GH92 family glycosyl hydrolase codes for MRWTRRLRLCAAGLVTASALFAPPPAQAAEPRDGQLTDLVNPFIGTQNEGNTYPGAAVPFGMVQFSPDTGHYTGYDYSQNHIRGFSLVHLSGVGCAIGGDLPVLPTTGDVIGTDYAKYQAEFSHDTEKASPGSYKVGLKTGIVAELTATARTGVQRYTFPATDKANVLLNAGQSLHRAVSAKVEILDDRTVRTTITGSGFCRATKPYTVYTITRFDRPFMTSGTWNGDTVTEGSKESVSTGRGGAFVRFDTTKDRTVEATTALSYVDAAGAAVNLRSEGGRSFDAVRDEARRAWEDRLDDVRVQGGGDTLRRTFYSSLYRSFLAPNIGSDADGRYTGWDLKVHRAEGFTYYQNWSLWDTYRTQCQLLALLAPRESRDMAISVIRIDEESGWLPKWGYATVETNIMTGDPVTPFLTNAYQQGLLKGYEARAYRALKKNADGMPPADSPAVGRDANAEYIGHGYAPYIKGRPNLKPGHSDFGHGASATLEYALSDGVLGEMARDLGHDADAARYLARSRNYRNLYDSSTGFFRARDASGAFTGPADPAESEGFHEGTAWQYQWLVPQDLPGMVGLIGGRRTANDRLDSFFAYEQLLKDPAKTAREVWVNGPYDFYNADKYNPQNEPDLIAPYTYLSTGQPWKTTDVVHAALTLFTDTPTGMTGNDDLGTMSAWNVLSSIGIFPVQPGDDTWGLSTPVFERVDLTLDRGYYPHGALTVTAPGTSGGDRYIQSVRADGSPYARTYLTTEALRRLRSLSFTVGPEPSDWGTSAEAAPPALK; via the coding sequence ATGAGATGGACCCGGCGCCTGCGCCTGTGCGCGGCCGGGCTGGTGACGGCGTCCGCACTGTTCGCCCCGCCCCCCGCCCAGGCCGCCGAGCCGCGCGACGGTCAACTCACCGATCTGGTGAACCCGTTCATCGGCACACAGAACGAGGGCAACACCTATCCCGGCGCCGCGGTGCCCTTCGGGATGGTGCAGTTCTCGCCGGACACCGGCCACTACACCGGCTACGACTACTCCCAGAACCACATCCGCGGCTTCTCCCTCGTCCATCTGTCAGGCGTCGGCTGCGCCATCGGTGGCGACCTGCCCGTGCTGCCGACGACGGGTGACGTCATCGGTACGGACTACGCCAAGTACCAGGCCGAGTTCAGCCATGACACCGAGAAGGCGAGCCCCGGCTCCTACAAGGTCGGCCTGAAGACCGGCATCGTCGCCGAGCTGACGGCCACCGCGCGCACCGGGGTGCAGCGCTACACCTTCCCGGCCACGGACAAGGCCAACGTGCTGCTCAACGCCGGGCAGTCGCTGCACAGGGCGGTCTCCGCCAAGGTCGAGATCCTCGACGACCGGACCGTGCGGACGACGATCACGGGCAGCGGCTTCTGCCGGGCGACCAAGCCGTACACCGTGTACACCATCACCCGCTTCGACCGGCCGTTCATGACCTCGGGAACCTGGAACGGCGACACCGTCACCGAGGGCTCCAAGGAGTCGGTGAGCACGGGACGGGGCGGCGCCTTCGTCCGTTTCGACACGACGAAGGACCGTACCGTCGAGGCGACCACGGCGCTCTCGTACGTGGACGCCGCCGGCGCGGCCGTCAACCTGCGCTCCGAGGGCGGCCGTTCGTTCGACGCCGTCCGCGACGAGGCCCGCCGCGCGTGGGAGGACCGGCTCGACGACGTACGCGTCCAGGGCGGCGGCGACACCTTGCGCCGGACGTTCTACTCGTCGCTCTACCGGTCCTTCCTCGCGCCCAACATCGGCAGCGACGCCGACGGCCGCTACACCGGCTGGGACCTGAAGGTCCACCGCGCGGAAGGCTTCACGTACTACCAGAACTGGTCACTGTGGGACACCTACCGCACCCAGTGCCAGCTGCTCGCCCTGCTCGCGCCGCGCGAGTCCCGGGACATGGCGATCTCCGTCATCCGGATCGACGAGGAGAGCGGCTGGCTGCCCAAGTGGGGCTACGCCACGGTCGAGACGAACATCATGACCGGCGACCCGGTCACCCCGTTCCTCACCAACGCCTACCAGCAGGGCCTGCTGAAGGGGTACGAGGCCCGGGCCTACCGCGCGCTGAAGAAGAACGCCGACGGGATGCCGCCCGCCGATTCCCCGGCGGTGGGCCGCGATGCCAACGCCGAGTACATCGGACACGGTTACGCGCCCTACATCAAGGGCCGCCCGAACCTGAAGCCCGGCCACTCGGACTTCGGCCACGGCGCCTCCGCGACCCTGGAGTACGCCCTGTCGGACGGCGTGCTGGGTGAGATGGCGCGGGACCTGGGCCACGACGCGGATGCCGCACGCTATCTGGCGCGCTCCCGGAACTACCGCAACCTCTACGACAGTTCGACCGGATTCTTCCGCGCCCGGGACGCCTCCGGCGCCTTCACCGGACCGGCGGACCCGGCCGAGAGCGAGGGCTTCCACGAGGGCACGGCCTGGCAGTACCAGTGGCTCGTGCCGCAGGACCTGCCGGGCATGGTCGGCCTGATCGGCGGCCGGCGGACGGCCAACGACCGGCTCGACTCGTTCTTCGCGTACGAGCAGCTGCTCAAGGACCCGGCGAAGACCGCCCGCGAGGTGTGGGTGAACGGCCCGTACGACTTCTACAACGCGGACAAGTACAACCCGCAGAACGAACCCGACCTCATCGCCCCGTACACCTATCTGTCGACCGGCCAGCCGTGGAAGACGACCGATGTGGTGCATGCCGCGTTGACCCTGTTCACCGACACGCCGACCGGGATGACCGGCAACGACGACCTGGGCACGATGTCCGCCTGGAATGTGCTCTCGTCCATTGGGATCTTTCCGGTGCAGCCCGGTGACGACACCTGGGGCCTGTCGACGCCCGTCTTCGAGCGCGTCGACCTCACGCTCGACCGGGGCTACTACCCGCACGGCGCTCTGACCGTGACGGCGCCGGGCACCTCGGGCGGCGACCGGTACATCCAGTCGGTCCGGGCCGACGGATCCCCGTACGCTCGTACGTATCTGACGACCGAGGCGCTACGACGTCTGCGCTCGCTGTCCTTCACCGTCGGCCCCGAGCCGTCCGACTGGGGGACATCCGCCGAGGCCGCGCCGCCCGCCCTGAAATGA
- a CDS encoding DMT family transporter — MSALALSVLLSFVSAVAYAGGAIVQEQVALTSPGQAYAPLRRPGWWAAVGLTGLGGSLHVVALAYGPLSLVQPLGALTIVFALPMAALFVGRKAGATAWRGAIMATVGLAGLLSLVGASDAQSLSDAQRVALAVVAGGSVAALMVAGRAAHRHPAVRSVLLAVAAGIAFSMSSVFTKTVAVDWSQQVSLSDLSSLAVIAVFATAGMLLSQASYRGAGLAAPLATLTVVNPVVAAAVGITMFGETFRYGTTGTVLALGCGVVAAGGLILLTTERISGTRPATAPAALAVESDPDDLVGEPAPVAVASAPVAEAAGPGPLPGTVESDLAALTAAEAELLAGLPGQPVGNDIFVPAPTRVPAVEGASRDTVAEDELPYYTALYGGPYLPVPFVSHHRTRVKS; from the coding sequence ATGAGCGCCCTCGCTTTGTCCGTGTTGCTCTCGTTCGTTTCCGCCGTGGCGTACGCGGGCGGAGCGATCGTTCAGGAGCAGGTCGCCCTGACCTCCCCCGGCCAGGCCTACGCACCGCTGCGCAGGCCGGGCTGGTGGGCAGCCGTGGGGTTGACCGGGCTCGGCGGGTCGCTGCACGTGGTGGCCCTCGCCTACGGCCCGCTGAGCCTCGTACAGCCGCTCGGCGCGCTGACCATAGTCTTCGCCCTTCCCATGGCGGCCCTGTTCGTCGGCCGCAAGGCCGGGGCGACCGCCTGGCGCGGCGCGATCATGGCCACGGTGGGCCTCGCGGGCCTGCTGTCGCTGGTCGGCGCCTCCGACGCGCAGTCCCTGAGCGACGCCCAGCGGGTGGCGCTGGCCGTGGTGGCCGGCGGCTCGGTGGCGGCCCTGATGGTGGCGGGCCGCGCCGCGCACCGGCACCCGGCCGTGCGCAGTGTGCTCCTCGCGGTCGCGGCGGGCATCGCCTTCAGCATGTCCTCGGTGTTCACGAAGACGGTCGCGGTGGACTGGTCGCAGCAGGTCTCGCTCTCCGACCTGTCCAGCCTCGCCGTGATCGCTGTCTTCGCGACGGCCGGCATGCTGCTCTCGCAGGCCTCCTACCGGGGCGCCGGTCTGGCGGCGCCGCTGGCCACGCTGACGGTCGTGAACCCCGTCGTGGCGGCCGCCGTAGGCATCACGATGTTCGGCGAAACCTTCCGCTACGGCACGACCGGCACCGTTCTCGCACTGGGCTGCGGAGTCGTCGCGGCGGGCGGTCTGATCCTGCTGACGACGGAGCGGATCAGCGGCACGCGGCCGGCGACCGCACCCGCCGCGCTCGCGGTCGAGTCGGACCCCGACGATCTCGTCGGCGAACCGGCTCCTGTCGCCGTCGCATCGGCTCCGGTGGCCGAAGCGGCCGGTCCGGGCCCGCTGCCCGGCACGGTCGAGTCGGACCTGGCCGCGCTCACGGCCGCCGAGGCGGAGCTGCTCGCGGGGCTCCCCGGGCAGCCCGTCGGCAACGACATCTTCGTACCGGCTCCGACGAGGGTGCCGGCGGTGGAGGGCGCGTCGCGGGACACGGTGGCGGAGGACGAGCTGCCGTACTACACCGCCCTGTACGGCGGGCCCTATCTACCGGTGCCGTTCGTCAGCCACCACCGCACGCGCGTCAAATCCTGA
- a CDS encoding transglycosylase family protein produces MAVRGRHRRYQPNRINRASLTVTAGGAGIALPLVSAGVAHAADVGTWNKVAACESSGNWSINTGNGYYGGLQFTQSTWEAYGGKVYAQHANQATKDQQIAIAEKVLKGQGPGAWPVCSVRAGLTRGGDTPDISPSGTSPQTTQRSVRDVKPQTTPQSQAGTAEMYTVVHGDTLSGIADSRHVQGGWERLYAANRTTVGSDPDLILPGQRLNLRGKAQAPVHTQSAPTSTKKSSADKTSSEKTKKAPSFVAPVNAATGTPYRAAGSSWSKGYHTGVDFPVPTGTSVKAVAAGHVVSAGWGGSFGYQVVIRHADGRYTQYGHLSAISVKAGQSVVGGQRIGRSGSTGNSTGPHLHFEVRTGPGFGTDIDPVAYLRAGGVRI; encoded by the coding sequence ATGGCCGTACGCGGTCGGCACCGCCGGTACCAGCCCAACAGGATCAACCGCGCCTCGCTCACCGTCACGGCGGGCGGCGCGGGCATCGCGCTCCCGCTCGTCAGCGCCGGTGTCGCCCACGCGGCCGATGTCGGCACCTGGAACAAGGTCGCCGCCTGTGAGTCCAGCGGCAACTGGAGCATCAACACGGGCAATGGCTACTACGGCGGGCTGCAGTTCACCCAGTCCACCTGGGAGGCGTACGGCGGCAAGGTCTACGCCCAGCACGCGAATCAGGCCACCAAGGACCAGCAGATCGCCATCGCCGAGAAGGTGCTGAAGGGCCAGGGGCCCGGCGCCTGGCCGGTGTGCTCGGTGCGTGCCGGACTGACCAGAGGCGGCGACACCCCCGACATCAGCCCGTCCGGCACCTCGCCCCAGACGACACAGCGCTCCGTACGGGACGTGAAGCCGCAGACCACGCCCCAGTCGCAGGCGGGCACCGCCGAGATGTACACCGTCGTCCACGGCGACACGCTCTCCGGCATCGCCGACTCCCGGCACGTCCAGGGCGGCTGGGAGCGCTTGTACGCCGCGAACCGCACGACCGTGGGCTCCGACCCGGACCTGATCCTGCCGGGGCAGCGGCTGAACCTGCGCGGCAAGGCCCAGGCGCCCGTGCACACCCAGAGTGCGCCGACGTCGACGAAGAAGTCCTCGGCCGACAAGACCTCCTCGGAGAAGACCAAGAAGGCCCCGTCCTTCGTCGCCCCCGTGAACGCCGCGACCGGCACGCCCTACCGTGCCGCCGGTTCGTCCTGGTCGAAGGGCTACCACACGGGTGTCGACTTCCCGGTGCCCACCGGCACGTCCGTGAAGGCGGTCGCGGCCGGTCATGTCGTGAGCGCGGGCTGGGGCGGCTCCTTCGGCTACCAGGTGGTGATCCGGCACGCCGACGGCCGCTACACGCAGTACGGCCATCTGTCCGCGATCTCCGTGAAGGCCGGGCAGAGCGTGGTGGGCGGCCAGCGCATCGGCCGCTCGGGGTCCACGGGCAACAGCACAGGGCCCCATCTGCACTTCGAGGTGCGGACGGGGCCCGGCTTCGGAACCGACATCGACCCGGTGGCCTACCTGAGGGCGGGCGGGGTCAGGATTTGA
- the glgA gene encoding glycogen synthase produces MRVGLLTREYPPDVYGGAGVHVEFLARELRGLTDLDVHCWGEGAAGGVLRHRPWPTLDGANDALRTFSVDLSIAAALEGRELVHSHTWYANLAGHFGKLLYGIPHVMTAHSLEPLRPWKAEQLGGGYALSSWAERTAIESADAVIAVSGAMREDILSCYPALDPAKVRVVHNGIDTSLYQPDHGTDVLDRIGLDTGRPYVLFVGRITRQKGVPHLLRAVRDIDPAVQVVLCAGAPDTPEIDREFRDLFQELSRVREGVHWIPQMLPRPDVIQLLTHAAVFVCPSVYEPLGIVNLEAMACGTAVVASRVGGIPEVVEDGVTGVLVPVEGNFEASLAIALDSVLADPGTARRMGEAGRERAVREFGWDAVARRTVQLYEEALKPG; encoded by the coding sequence GTGCGCGTGGGACTGCTGACCCGGGAGTACCCGCCGGACGTGTACGGCGGTGCGGGCGTCCATGTCGAGTTCCTCGCACGCGAGTTGCGCGGCCTCACGGACCTGGATGTGCACTGCTGGGGCGAGGGCGCCGCGGGCGGAGTCTTACGCCACCGGCCCTGGCCCACGCTCGACGGCGCCAACGACGCCCTGCGCACCTTCTCCGTGGACCTCTCCATCGCCGCCGCCCTCGAAGGCCGCGAGCTCGTCCACTCGCACACCTGGTACGCCAACCTCGCCGGACACTTCGGCAAGCTCCTGTACGGCATCCCGCACGTCATGACCGCCCACTCGCTGGAGCCGCTGCGCCCCTGGAAGGCCGAGCAGCTCGGCGGCGGCTACGCCCTCTCCAGCTGGGCCGAGCGCACCGCCATCGAGTCCGCGGACGCCGTGATCGCCGTCTCCGGCGCCATGCGCGAGGACATCCTCAGCTGCTACCCGGCCCTGGACCCGGCCAAGGTGCGCGTGGTGCACAACGGCATCGACACCTCCCTGTACCAGCCGGACCACGGCACGGACGTCCTCGACCGCATCGGCCTCGACACCGGCCGCCCCTACGTCCTGTTCGTCGGCCGCATCACCCGCCAGAAGGGCGTGCCCCACCTCCTGCGCGCGGTACGGGACATCGACCCGGCCGTGCAGGTGGTGCTGTGCGCGGGTGCCCCCGACACTCCCGAGATCGACCGGGAGTTCCGCGACCTCTTCCAGGAGCTGAGCCGCGTACGCGAGGGAGTCCACTGGATCCCGCAGATGCTGCCGCGCCCCGACGTCATCCAACTCCTCACCCACGCCGCCGTGTTCGTCTGCCCCTCGGTGTACGAGCCGCTCGGCATCGTCAACCTGGAGGCGATGGCCTGCGGAACGGCCGTGGTGGCCTCGCGGGTCGGCGGGATTCCCGAGGTGGTCGAGGACGGCGTGACGGGTGTCCTCGTGCCCGTCGAGGGCAACTTCGAGGCGAGTCTGGCGATCGCCCTCGACTCCGTGCTCGCCGACCCGGGGACCGCCCGGCGGATGGGCGAGGCCGGACGGGAGCGCGCGGTGCGGGAGTTCGGCTGGGACGCGGTGGCCCGGCGGACCGTGCAGCTGTACGAGGAAGCCCTCAAACCGGGGTAA